Below is a window of Hydrogenovibrio crunogenus DNA.
CCCGCTGTCGGTATCAGTCGAGAACAGGTCGCCGAAATGGAAGCCCATGCCGTTCGACTGGGTGAGCTGGTAGATTACCAATCTGCCGGAACGGTTGAATACGTCTACGATGCCGATACCAATCAATATTACTTCTTGGAGGTCAACACCCGCTTACAGGTCGAGCATGGGATTACCGAAGCCGTGCGTGATGTCGATTTGGTTCAATGGATGATTCAAGTGGCTTACGACCAGACATTTCCAGAAGCGGTTAAGCCAGCACAAGGTCATGCTATTGAAGTACGTGTCTACGCCGAAGATCCTTTCAAAAATTTCCAACCCAGCTCAGGAAAACTGACCGGTTGGAAAATGCCAACAGATTGCCGTGTTGATACTTGGTGTACCAGCGGACAAGATGTCAGTTCTTATTATGATCCGATGCTGGCGAAAATCATTGTGAAAGGCGATGATCGTGCAACGGCGGTCACCAAACTTCAGACGGCTTTGGGTGAGACCCGTATCGATGGGTTTGAAACCAACATTATTTACCTGGCTGCACTCAGCCATGCGCCTGCGTTTATCAAAGCCAAAAACTTATATACCCAGTTTTTAAATAGCTTTACTCACCAACCGAGTACGGTCGAAATCACCAACCCGGGTACACACTCGATGCTGGTCAGTTACCCTGGTCGTTTAGGCTATTGGGACATCGGCGTGCCGCCTTCCGGGCCGATGGATGCCCTCTCCCATCGTTTGGCAAACCGCTGTTTGAACAACGAAGAAGAAGCGGCCACCATTGAAATGACGGTTTCCGGTGTCAGCTTGAAGTTTGACCGCGATACGGTGATTTGTATTACCGGGGCTAATATCAACCCTACGCTAGATAAACAACCGATCCCGCAAAATGAAGCCGTATCGGTGAAAGCCGGGCAACAACTGAAATCAAAAGTCATTAAATCACTGGGGCAGAGAGCTTACTTAGCCGTCAAAGGTGGCTTTGATGTACCGGATTATATGGGCAGTAAAACCACCTTCTCATTGGGTGGCTTTGGTGGTCATGCCGGCCGTCTATTGCGTGCCGGCGATGTATTGCATTTATCGACCTCTGTTGACGACACACAAATAAACCACCTACCATCGGAACTGATGCCAGAGTTGACCAATTATGCCGAAATCGCCGTGATTTACGGTCCACAAGGGTGTCCGGATTTCTTTACGGAGGAAGACATCGAAACCTTCTTCTCCACCGACTGGGAAGTGCATTACAACTCCAGTCGAACCGGGATTCGATTGAATGGTCCAAAACCCAATTGGGCAAGAACCGATGGCGGCGAAGCCGGATTACACCCTTCCAATATTCACGATAATGCCTACGCGATTGGCGCGATTGATTTTACCGGTGATATGCCGGTTATTCTGGCGCAGGATGGGCCTAGCCTAGGTGGGTTCGTCTGTCCGGCGACCATCATCGAAGCGGAACAATGGAAAATGGGGCAATTACGCCCTGGCGATAAAATCCGTTTCAAACCCGTTTCGACTGAAATGGCAGAAACCGCTTTAAAAGCACAAGAAGCTGCTTTGCAAAGCTTAACGCCAAAAGCCTTACCCGCTTTAACGTTTTTAAAGGAACCCACCGAACAATCGTGCCTCGCCTTTGAGCTGTCGGATAAAGAGCATGAATTCGGTGTCAAATACCGCCGCTCTGGGGACAGCCATGTCTTAATTGAATATGGTGCAATGGAATTGGATTTGGCTTTACGGTTCCGAATCCAGGTACTGACAGATAAACTCAAACAACTGAGAAACGACCAGGCCTGGCCATTTTTAAATGACTTAACCCCTGGTATCCGATCTTTGCAAGTGCACTATGATCCTCGCAAGATTTCTCAAAAAGACATCATTGCAAAACTGATTGCGTTGGAAGAAGAAATTTCTTCGGCACAAGATTTAACCGTGAAAAGCCGGATTGTGAAATTACCATTGTCTTGGGATGATCCGAGCACCAAGCTCGCGATTGAAAAATACATGAATTCGGTTCGTCCGGATGCCCCTTGGTGCCCGAGCAACATTGAGTTTATTCGCCGCATCAACGGGTTGGATTCGATCGAAGATGTAAAACGCATTGTATTCGAAGCCAAATACTTAGTAATGGGATTAGGCGATGTATATCTGGGCGCACCGGTTTCCACACCGCTTGACCCTCGTCATCGTTTGGTCACCACTAAATACAATCCGGCCCGCACCTGGACACCGGAAAATGCCGTTGGGATTGGAGGCGCATATATGTGCGTCTACGGTATGGAAGGCCCGGGCGGTTACCAATTTGTAGGTCGAACCATTCAAATGTGGAACGCTTATCGCAATACAAAATTTTTCCCACCTGGCAAACCCTGGTTGCTCGACTTCTTTGACCAGATCCAATTTTATCCGGTCAGTGAAGAAGAGTTGGCGCAAGCCAGACA
It encodes the following:
- the uca gene encoding urea carboxylase — protein: MFKKILIANRGAIATRIIRTLKQMNIQSVVLASDADRASLHVQQADEVIFLKGNVATETYLNVPLILEKAQELGVEAIHPGYGFLSENDGFAETCESMGIKFIGPAPDHIRDFGLKHTARELAIKANVPLLPGSDLLSSLEDAQQEADRIGFPVMLKSTAGGGGIGMQRCDTPDDLAEAFEQVARLSQNSFGQSGIFLEKFVVNARHIEIQIFGDGLGKVVSFGERDCSLQRRNQKVVEETPAVGISREQVAEMEAHAVRLGELVDYQSAGTVEYVYDADTNQYYFLEVNTRLQVEHGITEAVRDVDLVQWMIQVAYDQTFPEAVKPAQGHAIEVRVYAEDPFKNFQPSSGKLTGWKMPTDCRVDTWCTSGQDVSSYYDPMLAKIIVKGDDRATAVTKLQTALGETRIDGFETNIIYLAALSHAPAFIKAKNLYTQFLNSFTHQPSTVEITNPGTHSMLVSYPGRLGYWDIGVPPSGPMDALSHRLANRCLNNEEEAATIEMTVSGVSLKFDRDTVICITGANINPTLDKQPIPQNEAVSVKAGQQLKSKVIKSLGQRAYLAVKGGFDVPDYMGSKTTFSLGGFGGHAGRLLRAGDVLHLSTSVDDTQINHLPSELMPELTNYAEIAVIYGPQGCPDFFTEEDIETFFSTDWEVHYNSSRTGIRLNGPKPNWARTDGGEAGLHPSNIHDNAYAIGAIDFTGDMPVILAQDGPSLGGFVCPATIIEAEQWKMGQLRPGDKIRFKPVSTEMAETALKAQEAALQSLTPKALPALTFLKEPTEQSCLAFELSDKEHEFGVKYRRSGDSHVLIEYGAMELDLALRFRIQVLTDKLKQLRNDQAWPFLNDLTPGIRSLQVHYDPRKISQKDIIAKLIALEEEISSAQDLTVKSRIVKLPLSWDDPSTKLAIEKYMNSVRPDAPWCPSNIEFIRRINGLDSIEDVKRIVFEAKYLVMGLGDVYLGAPVSTPLDPRHRLVTTKYNPARTWTPENAVGIGGAYMCVYGMEGPGGYQFVGRTIQMWNAYRNTKFFPPGKPWLLDFFDQIQFYPVSEEELAQARQDFPLGRYDISIEETTLSLKEYQAFLAEESDSIDAFRTKQQAAFEAERQRWEENGQANYDVSSDQEEIANEPMAEIPEGFEAALSPITGSAWKITVKPGDKVEEGDVIAILETMKIEIPVEAETDGVITEILINEGDLIQNGQALMVMEVTD